A segment of the Acidobacteriota bacterium genome:
GCCCGCCCAGCGACCATGTTAGAAGTCAAGTCCGGGCTCGCTGAAGGCGAGCGATTCGCCAGCCCAGGGTACAGCGAGGGCGCGAAGCGCGCGAGCGGCACCCTGGGTAATGGGAGCACCTCTAAAGGAACCCTGAAGGGGTGGAATAACGAGCCTTCGAAGTGTCATGTTGAAGGCTTTTGCGACACCCTCTGAAGGCGTGGGATAACGCGACAGGCTGGCTTAAAACTTCTGACGCGCTGCGCTAATGCTGCGCCACAGGAGTCTTGACTTGAGCCATGCTGCATTCTAGCTTGTGGGGTGAACCGCTGTACCCAGGGTTTCGCCCTTGCTGCGCTTCGCTTGCCGCGGGCTGCACCCTGGGCTAATCGAATCGCTCGCCTTCAGCGAGCCTCCCGGACTCGAGCCTTGACACGGAGGGCAGGCAGCGACTGTGTTGAAAGTCAGCATAAGCTCCCTGAAAGGGAGCGATTCGCCAGCCCAGGGTCAGCCCCGGCGAGCGCCAGCGAGACGGCGGCGCCACCCTGGGTTTCGGACGGCAAAGGTGCGAACGCTGAAGGCGTGGGATAACGCCACAGGCTGGCTCAAAACTTCTGACGCACTGCACTACTGGCCCTAGTCGGAGGCGGTAAAAGCCAGGCGACGTTTCAGGGCTTTGACATCGATGCGGTGTTTGCGGATCAGTTCCCAGAAGGAGCGCCGGTCTTTTCTGGCCGCTCGGGCGGCTTGAGAAATGTTGCCTTGATGGGCCACCAGCATTTTCTTGACGTAGCCTTCCTCGAAAGCGGCAATCGCCTGGGCCTTGGCCTCTTTGAACGAGGCCTCAGCGGGCCCGCAAAGGACTTCGGGAAGGGAGATGGCCTCGGAGCCGATGTCGCCTTCCTGAGTCAGCAGCACCGCCCTTTCCACGACGTGCTCAAGCTCCCGCACGTTGCCCGGCCAAGTGTGCAGGATGAGTTTCTCCATGGCTCGAGGAGAATACTCAGGTTGAGGCTTGTCGAACTTGTGAGCGTACTTTGCAGCGAAATGATGGGCCAGCAGGGGAATGTCTTCACTGCGGCAACGCAGGGGAGGCAGGTTGAGGGTAATGGTGTTGAGCCGGTAATACAGGTCCTTGCGCAGATTGCCCTGATCGGCGGCCTTTTCAAGTTCAAGGTTGGAGGCCGCAATGACGCGGACGTTGCCCCGCAGGAACGCAGTCGATCCCAGGCGGCGGTATTCTCCGTCTTGAAGAAAGCGCAGCAGCTTGACTTGGGCCAGGCTGGAGAGGCTGCTCACCTCGTCGAGGAAGAGGGTGCCCCCCTCGGCTTCTTCAATCAATCCCTGATAACTTTCCCCGGCGCCCGTGTAGGCTCCCCGCTCATGGCCGAAGAGCTCGTTCTCGACAAGATCGTCAGGGATTGCGCCGCAGTTCACGGGGATGAAAGGTCCGCCGGAGCGCCGACTCAGATAGTGGATGGCACGGGCGAAGAGTTCCTTTCCCGTCCCCGTTTCTCCTTCGATCACGACGTTGGCGTCGTATTTGGAGACGGCCTTGACTTTTTCGATCTCGGCTAAGAAGGCGGGTGCCTGTCCCACGATCTGGCGAAGGCCGATTTCCTCCTTGGCCTGGGGAACCGGAACAGCGGCGGCGCGGGTCTGCCGGTAGAGCCACCAGATGCGAGGAAGAACGCTGCTTTCCGAGAAAGGCGGCACCAGGAAATCGGTGCATCCTGCCTCGAGCAGCCGGGCGATGCGGTCGGGTCCCGACTGCTCTAGGGCAATCACCGTAGGCAGGGCCGGCTCTTGACAAAGCACCGATCTCACCTTTTCGTCGAGGTCCTGCCCGCCCGGCAACAAGATGCAGATGTCGGGCCGGCTATGTTGGATGGACTCGGCAAGCGCAGCCTGGCCGCGACAGTAAAACGTCTCGATGGGCACCTGCCCCGAGGCCGCGAGGATTGCCTTCAACTGCTCGCAGCCACGAGAACTCCATCCCTGGTCGATCAGGAGCACTCTCATGGCAAGAGTTCCAATCTCGGCATGGCGCACCGGTCTGCAGAAAACACGATTGGCCGGCTGTGCCTTTTGCAACTTGAAAAAGACATGTCATTTGATCGGGCCGGACGCCGGATGCGGCAACACGCACCAGACACTGTTATTCCTACTTGAGATTACCGGGCGATGATCTCTCTGTGAAAACGTTGCA
Coding sequences within it:
- a CDS encoding sigma-54 dependent transcriptional regulator, whose amino-acid sequence is MRVLLIDQGWSSRGCEQLKAILAASGQVPIETFYCRGQAALAESIQHSRPDICILLPGGQDLDEKVRSVLCQEPALPTVIALEQSGPDRIARLLEAGCTDFLVPPFSESSVLPRIWWLYRQTRAAAVPVPQAKEEIGLRQIVGQAPAFLAEIEKVKAVSKYDANVVIEGETGTGKELFARAIHYLSRRSGGPFIPVNCGAIPDDLVENELFGHERGAYTGAGESYQGLIEEAEGGTLFLDEVSSLSSLAQVKLLRFLQDGEYRRLGSTAFLRGNVRVIAASNLELEKAADQGNLRKDLYYRLNTITLNLPPLRCRSEDIPLLAHHFAAKYAHKFDKPQPEYSPRAMEKLILHTWPGNVRELEHVVERAVLLTQEGDIGSEAISLPEVLCGPAEASFKEAKAQAIAAFEEGYVKKMLVAHQGNISQAARAARKDRRSFWELIRKHRIDVKALKRRLAFTASD